The DNA window CCGACCTACATCAGCGACATCGGCCTGGCCAAGCACCTGTCGCCAACCCGCAGCAACGGCGTGGCGGCGATGCTGGCCTTCATCCGCGACACCGCAAAAGCACAATCGTGAGCCCGGCCGCCCCCACGCCGGCCGGCGAAGAAAGCGCACTCGGTCTGCTGGCCCGCCCGGGCTTCGCACAAGTACTGGCGTACCGCATCCTGGCGATGCTGTCGTACCAGATCGTGGCGGTGACGGTGGGTTGGCACATCTACGAGGTGACCCGCAATCCGTTCTCGCTGGGCCTGGTGGGGCTGGCCGAGGTGCTGCCGTTCTTCTGCGTGGCCCCGTTTGCGGGCTATCTGGTTGACCATCTGCCGCGCCGCCGGCTGGGCATGGTGGCGTGCACGGGGCTGGTGCTGACGGCCGTGGTGCTGACCTGCGTGGCGATGGGCTGGCTTCCCTTCAATGGGGTCTGGCCGATCTACGCGGCGATTGCGCTGACCGGCATGGTGCGCGCGTTCCTGTCGCCGATCTACAACGCGTTGTTCGCACGGGTGCTGGAACGGCACCAGTACGCACGTGGCGCGGGCCTGGGCGCGGTAGTGTTCCAGACCGGCATGGTGATCGGCCCGGCCCTGGGTGGCGTGCTGGTGGGCATGGGCGGCAAGGGCGTGGCCTATGCGGTGGCGGCGACGTTCGCGCTGGCGGCGCTGGGCTGTCTGGCCGCACTGCGGGTGAGCGAGCCGGTGCATACCGGCCCGGCGGCACCGATCTTCAAGAGCATCGCCGAAGGCGGCCGGTTCGTGCTGGGCAACCGGATCATGGTGGGCGCGATGGCGCTGGACATGTTCTCGGTGTTGCTGGGCGGCGTGGTGGCGATGCTGCCGGCGTTCCTGCATGAAATCCTGCACCACGGCCCAGAGGGTCTGGGCATCCTGCGCGCCGCCCCGGCACTGGGCTCAGTGTGCGTGGGTCTGTGGCTGGCGCGGCACCCGCTGCAGAAGCACGCGGGCCGGGTGCTGTTGTTCGCGGTGGCGGGCTTTGGCCTGTGCGTGATCGGCTTCGGCCTGTCCCACCACTTCTGGCTGTCGGCGGCAATCCTGCTGTTCTACGGGGCCTTCGACGGCGTCTCGGTGGTGGTACGCTCGACCATCCTGCAGCTGGCCACGCCCGAGGAAATGCGTGGGCGCGTGTCCTCGATCAACGGCATTTTCATCAGTTCCTCGAACGAACTGGGCGCGTTCTACGCCGGCACCATGGCCAAACTGCTGGGCCTGGTCCCAGCGGTGGTGCTGGGCGGCTTCGCGGTACTGAGCGTGGCCGGCATCACCGCCTGGAAGAACCCCACCCTGCGCCGCTTGAATCTGCGCGATCTGCAGTAGAGCTGGGCTTGCCCGGCTGCTGTTGGATTCGTGCGAACAGCCCTCGGTTCACGGTATCCCTGACTTGGCGGCTCGGGATGGGCGTTCCGGGGGACGGCGCAAGTACGTCCTTGTAGCCTCAGTCGCCGCATCCATGCGGCTCATGCCCCCTCCAGCCCACCCCGAGCCACCCTCGACAGAGGGTCGGTGGCCATGGGAAATGCCAGATCAACGGCAACGTTGATCCGAGGTCATGCGTTACCGAACGTTGGGGATTTCACGGCGATCGTCTGTCGACCGATCCCACCAAGGCATTCCGAATTCCACCGGGGCCAAGCGCGGCTTTTGATTTTCCATGGCCACCGGCCAACTGTCTGGGGCGTGCCGGGGTGGGTTTGCGGGACCGTAGAAAACATGGATGTTTTCTACGAGCCCCCATGGACGGGTTTACGGCGTGTCCCGCAAACCCACCCTGGCACGCCCAAACACGG is part of the Stenotrophomonas oahuensis genome and encodes:
- a CDS encoding MFS transporter — translated: MSPAAPTPAGEESALGLLARPGFAQVLAYRILAMLSYQIVAVTVGWHIYEVTRNPFSLGLVGLAEVLPFFCVAPFAGYLVDHLPRRRLGMVACTGLVLTAVVLTCVAMGWLPFNGVWPIYAAIALTGMVRAFLSPIYNALFARVLERHQYARGAGLGAVVFQTGMVIGPALGGVLVGMGGKGVAYAVAATFALAALGCLAALRVSEPVHTGPAAPIFKSIAEGGRFVLGNRIMVGAMALDMFSVLLGGVVAMLPAFLHEILHHGPEGLGILRAAPALGSVCVGLWLARHPLQKHAGRVLLFAVAGFGLCVIGFGLSHHFWLSAAILLFYGAFDGVSVVVRSTILQLATPEEMRGRVSSINGIFISSSNELGAFYAGTMAKLLGLVPAVVLGGFAVLSVAGITAWKNPTLRRLNLRDLQ